In Thiovibrio frasassiensis, one DNA window encodes the following:
- the pyrR gene encoding bifunctional pyr operon transcriptional regulator/uracil phosphoribosyltransferase PyrR: protein MEKRIMTAEDIDRSLHRIALQIVENNHGVANLAIIGIHTGGVFLADRIQKLIQDREKIELPTGTLDITLYRDDWSLASQNPIVKKTSISFPMEEMVVVLVDDVIFTGRTIRAAMDALMDIGRPLRIQLAVLVDRGGRELPIQPDYVGMDIPVKVDEHIHVRLAEKSGADEIVLVDRN from the coding sequence ATGGAAAAACGGATCATGACGGCGGAGGATATAGACCGGTCCTTGCACCGGATTGCCCTGCAGATCGTGGAAAACAACCACGGCGTTGCCAATCTGGCCATAATCGGCATCCATACCGGCGGAGTCTTTCTCGCCGATAGGATCCAGAAGTTGATTCAGGACCGGGAGAAGATCGAGTTGCCCACCGGCACCCTGGATATCACGCTCTATCGGGATGACTGGAGCCTGGCCAGCCAGAATCCCATTGTCAAGAAAACCAGCATATCCTTTCCCATGGAGGAGATGGTGGTTGTTCTGGTCGATGATGTCATCTTCACCGGCCGCACCATTCGGGCCGCCATGGATGCCCTGATGGATATCGGTCGGCCGCTTCGCATCCAGTTGGCCGTCTTGGTTGATCGGGGCGGGCGGGAGTTGCCGATCCAGCCCGACTATGTGGGGATGGACATCCCGGTCAAGGTTGATGAGCATATTCATGTGCGGTTGGCTGAAAAAAGCGGAGCCGATGAAATCGTGCTGGTTGACCGGAATTAG
- a CDS encoding RNA-binding S4 domain-containing protein yields the protein MSEESQVRLDKWLWAARFFKTRALASQAVAGGKVQVGGLRVKPSRLLAVGDAVRIQKDQDEFAIVVRALSSQRRGAPEAQLLYEETPESIAARAQAREAQRLLRVVGAAPPGRPGKRDRRLIRRFIKKEQ from the coding sequence ATGAGTGAGGAGAGTCAGGTCCGCCTCGATAAATGGCTGTGGGCCGCCCGTTTTTTCAAGACCCGCGCCTTAGCCTCCCAGGCCGTGGCCGGGGGCAAGGTTCAGGTGGGGGGCTTGCGGGTAAAGCCTTCCCGTTTGCTGGCGGTGGGCGATGCTGTGCGGATCCAGAAGGATCAGGACGAATTCGCCATAGTTGTCCGGGCGCTCAGCAGCCAGCGGCGGGGTGCCCCGGAGGCACAACTGCTCTACGAGGAGACCCCGGAGAGCATTGCGGCCCGCGCCCAGGCCAGGGAGGCGCAACGTCTGTTGCGCGTGGTTGGCGCGGCTCCGCCGGGTCGGCCTGGCAAGCGGGATAGGCGCTTGATCAGGAGGTTTATCAAAAAAGAGCAGTAG
- a CDS encoding rhomboid family intramembrane serine protease translates to MFPLKDDVPSRHFPVVNLWLIIVNILCFVYQLSLGQEMETFIVAHGFVPVRFAAEQAGSVISLSGYTPIFSAMFLHGSLFHVFSNLWMLWIFGDNVEDRMGHGRYLLFYLLCGVGATLAQFWANPHSQVPMIGASGAISGVLGAYFLLYPRARILTFIPIFILFYLVEIPAYFFIGFWFLMQFLQGAAQQIAVGKGIEGGVAWWAHVGGFVAGVLLLYFFKRSSGDKSGQVWL, encoded by the coding sequence ATGTTCCCCTTAAAAGATGATGTTCCTTCTCGACATTTCCCGGTAGTCAATCTCTGGCTGATCATCGTTAATATTCTTTGCTTTGTCTACCAGCTGAGCCTCGGCCAGGAAATGGAAACCTTTATTGTCGCCCATGGTTTTGTCCCGGTCCGTTTTGCTGCCGAACAGGCGGGAAGCGTTATCTCTCTGAGCGGGTATACCCCGATATTCAGCGCCATGTTTCTCCATGGCAGTCTCTTCCATGTTTTTTCCAATCTCTGGATGCTGTGGATTTTTGGCGATAACGTGGAAGACCGGATGGGGCATGGCCGTTATCTGCTCTTTTATCTCCTCTGCGGGGTGGGTGCCACCCTTGCCCAGTTCTGGGCCAACCCCCACTCCCAGGTCCCGATGATCGGGGCGAGCGGCGCTATTTCCGGGGTGCTTGGCGCTTATTTTCTCCTCTATCCCCGCGCCCGGATCCTCACCTTTATCCCGATCTTCATTCTTTTTTATCTGGTGGAGATCCCGGCCTATTTTTTTATCGGCTTCTGGTTTCTCATGCAGTTTCTGCAAGGGGCTGCGCAGCAGATTGCGGTGGGTAAGGGGATCGAAGGCGGGGTTGCCTGGTGGGCCCATGTCGGCGGCTTTGTGGCCGGGGTGCTGCTGCTCTACTTTTTCAAACGAAGCTCTGGCGATAAATCAGGGCAGGTGTGGTTGTAG
- a CDS encoding sensor histidine kinase, with the protein MSQEPHSCMDLQQIRSRIREKKRSYASYNLSPVQNDLLRAFFDLAQEFDSNEDFYRVCVAALSEFLGLHSRLYLFDKGQEKLLLVCDSRNGLLAKPIAAPEYVRLTFKSYESEHSLLVPIHCKPSAQTQSEGMLPVNMQVMGVFEVYPLGKISQADRFFLRKYVNRIGYNLHNRLISYDNIRHLQFINNLVMDIEHNVITPNMYFKHLFNQLKARIGDIDELEKLIAGLKAGQGVPSASCELVISKVSTLHRSLLENHRELLEHHANYSLFLESLFRRDHFAQGRFVLRPRKCSIDREIVSPQLDHYLSRFGARGIVVEKPEDMQEEELFLRVDVGLLSQVYANLFSNAVKYTGEIMGRNGKVRKAVAYGRELLADYFGPGKGAVKFNVFTTGEHLSQGEAKMVFADGVRGEGVQAEPGTGHGLAFVKQVVEIHGGVAGYEATEEGNNFYFILPLPDPDEIPVDQG; encoded by the coding sequence ATGAGCCAAGAACCCCATTCATGCATGGATTTGCAGCAGATCAGGTCGCGGATCAGGGAAAAGAAGCGCAGCTACGCGAGCTATAATCTCAGCCCTGTCCAGAATGATCTCTTGCGTGCCTTTTTCGATCTTGCCCAGGAGTTTGACTCCAACGAGGATTTTTATCGGGTCTGCGTGGCAGCCCTCTCCGAGTTTCTCGGGTTGCACAGTCGGCTCTATCTTTTCGACAAGGGTCAGGAAAAGCTGCTGCTTGTCTGTGACAGCCGCAACGGGTTGCTGGCAAAACCGATTGCAGCCCCGGAGTATGTGCGGCTGACCTTTAAGAGCTACGAGAGCGAGCATTCCCTCCTGGTGCCGATTCATTGCAAGCCTTCCGCGCAAACGCAGTCCGAAGGGATGCTCCCGGTCAATATGCAGGTCATGGGGGTTTTTGAGGTCTATCCCCTGGGAAAAATTTCCCAGGCCGATCGTTTTTTTCTCCGCAAATATGTAAACCGCATCGGCTATAATCTGCACAACCGTCTTATCTCATACGATAATATCAGGCATCTGCAGTTCATCAACAACCTGGTGATGGACATCGAACACAATGTCATCACCCCCAACATGTATTTCAAACATCTCTTCAATCAGCTCAAGGCCCGCATCGGCGATATCGATGAATTGGAAAAACTCATTGCCGGGTTAAAGGCGGGCCAGGGTGTGCCCAGTGCCAGCTGTGAGCTGGTGATCAGCAAGGTGAGCACCCTGCACCGGAGCCTGCTGGAAAACCACCGAGAGTTGCTGGAGCACCATGCCAATTACAGCCTCTTTCTCGAGAGCCTGTTTCGGCGGGATCATTTTGCCCAGGGCCGTTTTGTCCTGCGCCCCCGCAAATGCTCCATCGATCGAGAGATTGTTTCCCCCCAGCTGGATCATTATTTGAGCAGATTCGGTGCCCGGGGGATTGTGGTGGAAAAGCCCGAGGATATGCAGGAGGAGGAACTCTTTCTCCGGGTGGATGTCGGCTTGCTTTCCCAGGTGTATGCCAATCTTTTTTCCAACGCGGTGAAGTATACCGGTGAGATTATGGGCCGCAACGGCAAGGTGAGGAAGGCGGTGGCCTATGGCCGCGAGCTGCTTGCCGATTATTTCGGCCCAGGCAAGGGGGCGGTCAAATTCAACGTCTTCACCACCGGGGAGCATCTTTCCCAGGGCGAGGCGAAAATGGTTTTTGCCGACGGGGTGCGGGGGGAAGGGGTTCAGGCTGAGCCCGGAACCGGGCACGGCCTCGCTTTTGTCAAGCAGGTGGTGGAGATCCATGGCGGGGTGGCAGGCTATGAAGCCACGGAAGAGGGGAATAATTTTTACTTCATCCTGCCCCTGCCCGATCCGGACGAAATCCCTGTTGACCAGGGATGA
- the purN gene encoding phosphoribosylglycinamide formyltransferase encodes MKMAVLLSGSGRTLDNFHERIAAGTMQGSIEVVLSNLPDALGLDKARKYGYPAFHAKDNAAINAILEQYGIELVLLAGYLKLYAPPPRLRRAVLNIHPSLIPSFCGAGMYGMRVHRAAKARGVKVSGCTVHFANEVYDEGPIVVQRCVPLEESDTPDDIAHKVFAAECEAYPEAINTVVARGIDSFWP; translated from the coding sequence ATGAAGATGGCGGTATTGCTCTCCGGCTCCGGCAGGACCCTCGACAATTTTCACGAACGGATTGCGGCCGGGACCATGCAGGGAAGTATTGAGGTGGTGCTCTCCAACCTGCCGGATGCCCTCGGCTTGGACAAGGCGAGAAAATATGGCTACCCGGCCTTCCACGCCAAGGACAATGCTGCCATCAACGCTATTCTTGAGCAGTACGGGATCGAGCTGGTGCTGCTGGCCGGGTATCTGAAGCTCTATGCACCCCCGCCCCGTCTGCGGCGGGCGGTACTCAACATCCACCCTTCTTTGATCCCGTCCTTTTGCGGGGCGGGGATGTATGGCATGCGGGTGCATCGGGCCGCAAAGGCGCGGGGGGTGAAGGTCAGCGGTTGTACGGTGCACTTTGCCAACGAGGTGTATGACGAGGGGCCGATTGTGGTCCAGCGGTGTGTGCCGCTTGAAGAGAGCGACACCCCTGACGATATCGCCCATAAGGTTTTTGCCGCAGAATGCGAGGCCTATCCCGAGGCGATCAACACGGTGGTGGCCCGGGGTATCGATTCGTTCTGGCCGTAA
- the trxB gene encoding thioredoxin-disulfide reductase yields the protein MPDSSLHDLIIIGGGPGGYTAGIYAQRAALKTVLIEKGIPGGQLNNTDEVENWPGTEKISGADLAIQFSQHAAAYDLAVLNREVVGIEPGRNHHTILLDNGEKLTSHAVILATGGSPKKLGIPGEDQNYGRGVSYCAVCDGFFFRNKTVVVVGGGDSALEESLYLAKLAKRVYIAHRRDAFRAGMILQKRVLHEERITVLWNTVLTEIQADAQGVNGVITRNTMDGTTSALATDGVFVFIGFEPNNGLVPAGTKMNANGYVIADEKCETNTPGIFVVGDLKEKYAKQIVTAAADGCTAALAAAHYVENKKSGA from the coding sequence ATGCCGGATTCCTCACTCCACGACCTCATCATCATCGGCGGTGGCCCAGGCGGCTATACCGCAGGCATCTATGCGCAACGGGCCGCCCTGAAAACAGTCCTCATTGAAAAAGGTATCCCCGGCGGCCAGTTGAACAATACCGACGAGGTGGAGAACTGGCCCGGCACCGAAAAGATCAGCGGCGCGGACTTGGCCATCCAATTTTCCCAGCATGCCGCAGCCTATGATCTTGCGGTTTTGAACCGTGAGGTTGTTGGGATTGAACCGGGACGTAACCACCATACGATCCTCTTGGATAACGGAGAAAAACTCACAAGCCACGCAGTTATTCTTGCCACCGGCGGCAGCCCGAAAAAACTGGGAATTCCGGGGGAAGACCAAAATTATGGCCGAGGGGTTTCTTACTGCGCCGTGTGCGACGGCTTCTTTTTTCGAAACAAAACCGTGGTGGTGGTGGGCGGGGGCGACAGCGCCCTGGAGGAATCCCTCTATCTGGCCAAGCTCGCCAAACGGGTGTACATCGCCCATCGGCGGGATGCCTTCCGGGCCGGCATGATCCTGCAAAAGAGGGTGCTGCATGAAGAACGGATCACCGTGCTCTGGAACACGGTGCTGACCGAGATCCAGGCGGATGCACAGGGGGTGAATGGGGTAATCACCCGGAATACCATGGATGGCACGACCTCCGCCCTGGCCACCGATGGGGTCTTCGTCTTTATCGGCTTTGAGCCGAACAATGGACTGGTTCCGGCAGGCACCAAGATGAACGCCAACGGCTATGTGATTGCGGATGAGAAATGCGAAACCAACACCCCGGGCATCTTCGTAGTGGGCGATCTCAAGGAAAAATACGCCAAACAGATCGTCACAGCCGCGGCGGACGGCTGCACCGCAGCCCTGGCCGCGGCCCATTACGTGGAGAATAAGAAGAGCGGGGCCTGA
- a CDS encoding FecR domain-containing protein, producing MQKSAALPQILLLSLLCLVAPLSSVVNATPQTVATVVALRGTVVAQDKSGADRNLSIKSDIFQEDVLKTGKNAKLQIMFTDNSIISLGRNSEMKIAEYRYQPGQKDGALKTQVKEGTFRVMGGALAKEAPQNFKTVTPTATIGIRGSMYAFKSTRESLSVLFQGGKGIEIFNDQGKVTITTPGFGTKVVLNTAPAKPAKFTEQELNDLNKQLNGNGTNGDNGDQAAASEKGGEEQQPAADAPPAEGEPEATPAPEPAPEPAPAPEPAPLPPPPVPQPVPVPDPRDLEWTFPTPPPPPSDGIFTFSGGLGGTSTKSDGSTETFSNSLQMGVNWYNHKIFGIAYDDTVEKNKPVFFFGTVNGTTISDLKIFGSDEGGSYPSSDAAFISGSGSGLFSGTAYDFFSFNATGNSYLTKGTPTQPVQDSWIVAGGGQQVAGAMVPTAPKGTEIWSGFVVASSEDMNNRPVGRHLIYNTNPNSFTMNINKDAGTILGTLTTDVNVGGGYNISGMTVGSSYGSVYLNDQYLAALLGGSNLAVKEYGNYMVVEDPARQLSTHFTWGYWEVAYEESSLQRQIRVPESMWLAGKPSTNSVINGSFSGTYSGKAYGTMINIADTTQISQISGSMNLTANFTSTPSITGSLAFTNGTTLSISGGAYSADASTNRFNAILTGGTIQGAFYGTNAEAVGGNFYSSTGGNQYLGIFGGNK from the coding sequence ATGCAAAAAAGTGCTGCTCTCCCACAAATTCTCCTGCTCAGCCTGCTCTGCCTGGTTGCGCCACTCTCCTCCGTCGTCAACGCAACCCCCCAAACGGTGGCCACGGTGGTGGCTCTGCGTGGCACGGTGGTTGCCCAGGACAAAAGCGGAGCAGACCGCAACCTGAGCATCAAGAGCGATATTTTTCAGGAAGATGTTCTGAAAACCGGCAAAAACGCCAAGCTGCAGATCATGTTCACCGACAACAGCATCATCAGCCTCGGCCGCAACAGTGAGATGAAAATCGCCGAATACCGTTACCAGCCCGGGCAGAAAGACGGCGCTCTCAAAACCCAGGTCAAGGAAGGCACCTTCCGGGTGATGGGCGGGGCGCTGGCCAAGGAAGCACCCCAGAATTTCAAGACCGTTACCCCCACCGCCACCATCGGCATCCGCGGTTCCATGTATGCATTCAAGTCAACCCGGGAGTCGCTTTCCGTTCTCTTCCAGGGCGGCAAGGGCATCGAGATCTTCAACGACCAGGGCAAGGTCACCATCACCACCCCCGGTTTCGGCACCAAGGTAGTACTCAACACCGCCCCGGCAAAACCGGCCAAATTCACGGAACAGGAACTCAACGATTTAAACAAGCAGCTCAACGGCAACGGCACCAATGGCGACAATGGCGATCAGGCTGCGGCCAGCGAGAAAGGCGGCGAAGAGCAACAGCCAGCAGCGGACGCCCCACCCGCCGAGGGTGAACCGGAAGCAACGCCTGCTCCAGAACCTGCTCCGGAACCCGCACCGGCACCGGAGCCTGCCCCGCTGCCACCCCCTCCGGTTCCTCAACCCGTTCCGGTGCCGGACCCCCGCGATCTTGAATGGACGTTCCCTACGCCTCCGCCGCCCCCGAGCGATGGCATCTTCACGTTCAGTGGCGGTCTGGGAGGAACCTCGACCAAGAGTGACGGCTCCACAGAAACCTTTTCCAACAGTCTGCAGATGGGGGTGAACTGGTACAACCACAAAATCTTCGGGATTGCCTATGACGATACGGTTGAGAAAAACAAGCCGGTCTTTTTCTTTGGCACGGTGAACGGCACCACCATTTCCGACCTCAAGATCTTCGGTTCCGATGAGGGTGGCTCTTACCCTTCCAGCGATGCCGCATTTATCAGCGGCAGCGGTAGCGGCCTCTTCTCGGGCACGGCCTATGACTTCTTCAGCTTCAACGCCACGGGCAACTCCTATCTTACCAAGGGGACGCCCACCCAACCCGTGCAGGATTCCTGGATTGTGGCCGGCGGCGGCCAGCAGGTGGCTGGAGCCATGGTTCCAACGGCTCCCAAGGGCACGGAAATATGGAGTGGCTTTGTGGTGGCCTCAAGTGAGGACATGAACAACCGCCCCGTTGGCCGCCATCTCATATACAATACGAATCCGAACTCCTTTACCATGAACATCAACAAGGACGCCGGCACCATCCTCGGCACCCTGACCACCGACGTGAACGTCGGCGGCGGCTATAATATCTCCGGCATGACCGTGGGTAGCTCCTACGGCTCAGTGTACCTCAATGACCAGTACCTGGCCGCCCTGCTGGGTGGTTCCAACCTTGCGGTAAAAGAGTACGGCAATTATATGGTCGTCGAAGACCCAGCAAGACAGCTCTCCACCCATTTCACCTGGGGGTACTGGGAGGTCGCCTACGAAGAATCCTCCCTTCAACGCCAAATCAGGGTGCCGGAATCCATGTGGCTGGCGGGAAAACCCTCGACGAATTCGGTTATCAATGGGTCCTTTTCCGGCACGTACAGTGGTAAGGCCTACGGCACGATGATCAACATAGCCGATACCACCCAAATTTCTCAAATAAGTGGCTCCATGAATCTCACGGCCAACTTCACCTCCACCCCCAGCATCACCGGCAGCCTGGCCTTTACCAACGGCACCACCCTTTCTATCAGCGGCGGCGCCTATTCGGCTGACGCTTCAACGAACCGCTTCAACGCCATTCTCACGGGGGGCACCATCCAAGGCGCCTTTTACGGCACCAATGCCGAGGCCGTGGGCGGCAACTTTTACAGCTCGACCGGCGGCAATCAGTACCTCGGTATTTTCGGCGGCAACAAGTAA
- a CDS encoding porin family protein, translating into MTQFNFIAVILIALHLFLGQAVAAEGTSTPFSLGKQYVDQGRFEEAYSELHKAFRLDPGNPELNFLLGRAAFETGRYEEAVMAYERVLIADPEASRVKLELARTHLKLGTRELAKQYFKEVLATNPPQQVWKNIEKFLASIEASERKHFVNGTFTFGHAWDSNARSAPVSSQISAGLFEFQLTGASATPESDQINNTTLVLNHVYKNEEYPFLWKTAATSYNALYQSLHDLDVNYLGLATGPVFQKDNYIWDIQALGSGVDVEHDRYQSAYGASSSLTVFFSEKMMGAFAAKAEEKNNYVDPERDAVNLLISAGPILLIGDNRLSLLFSKERESAENKVNSYDRFGWKLRYDHPLPNDFAAFAGLGYTSTDYDTRHPFFFTYRRDDVQELNGGVSRLLWQDKASSQALIMQLGHTYTYSESNIGLYTYRKNVTELSLTVSF; encoded by the coding sequence ATGACCCAATTTAATTTTATTGCCGTGATACTCATTGCCCTCCATCTTTTTTTGGGCCAAGCCGTTGCCGCAGAAGGGACATCCACCCCATTCTCTCTTGGAAAACAGTATGTTGATCAGGGCCGTTTTGAGGAGGCGTACAGCGAACTGCACAAAGCATTTCGCTTGGACCCGGGCAATCCGGAACTCAATTTCCTTCTCGGTCGAGCCGCCTTTGAAACCGGACGATACGAAGAAGCGGTCATGGCCTACGAACGGGTACTCATCGCCGACCCCGAGGCATCCCGGGTCAAGCTCGAACTTGCCCGCACCCACCTCAAGCTCGGCACCCGGGAACTGGCCAAGCAGTACTTCAAGGAGGTGCTTGCCACCAACCCGCCGCAACAGGTGTGGAAAAATATCGAAAAATTCCTCGCCTCCATTGAGGCCTCAGAGCGGAAACATTTTGTTAACGGCACCTTCACCTTCGGCCACGCCTGGGACTCCAACGCCCGTTCCGCCCCGGTGAGCAGCCAGATCTCTGCAGGTCTTTTCGAATTTCAACTCACCGGCGCAAGCGCCACCCCTGAGAGCGACCAGATCAATAACACCACCCTGGTTCTCAATCATGTGTACAAAAACGAAGAGTACCCCTTCTTGTGGAAAACCGCGGCAACCTCATACAATGCCCTGTACCAAAGCCTGCATGATCTCGACGTAAATTATCTTGGCCTGGCCACCGGCCCGGTTTTTCAGAAGGACAACTACATCTGGGATATCCAAGCACTCGGCTCTGGTGTCGATGTGGAACACGACCGCTACCAGAGCGCCTATGGCGCATCCTCATCCCTGACCGTCTTTTTCTCGGAGAAAATGATGGGCGCCTTTGCCGCCAAGGCTGAGGAAAAAAACAATTATGTGGACCCGGAGCGGGATGCGGTCAACCTCTTGATTTCCGCAGGGCCGATCCTGCTGATCGGCGATAATCGCTTGAGCCTTTTATTCAGCAAGGAGAGAGAAAGCGCAGAGAACAAGGTCAACAGCTATGACCGTTTCGGCTGGAAACTCCGCTACGATCATCCTCTGCCCAACGATTTTGCCGCCTTTGCCGGTTTAGGTTACACCTCCACCGATTACGATACCCGCCACCCCTTCTTCTTTACCTACCGCCGCGACGATGTTCAGGAACTCAACGGTGGGGTCTCCCGTCTGCTCTGGCAGGATAAGGCAAGCAGCCAGGCGCTCATCATGCAGTTGGGACACACCTATACCTACTCGGAGTCCAATATCGGTCTTTACACCTACAGAAAGAATGTCACCGAGCTCAGCCTCACTGTGAGCTTTTGA
- a CDS encoding CHASE2 domain-containing protein: MTIPARLKAFFTLSPFKVGCLVTLAAVLLFASFGQQKPEILQTLDNRLTDTMFRYRGTVTPSQPIVIVDIDEKSLRSIGQWPWPRQIVAKMVHNLGAGGAKVVGLDIVFAESDRTSPKNFIEEMQQLLPTQLPQETLNELKASEALDHDLALGKALAATPSVLGYVFQTQNDGLKNQADIPFPSATTRLVPSTTRYEDISLRRAYRAITNVISVAQGESEGFFNVFPDSAGTVRKVPLFMMLDGVPYPSLALEVARIGLGEQEATIHISRQDKTRGRDILGIELGASFIPTDEQGQITINFRGPGQTYPYLSAAEILAGTNLERVRGKYVLVGTSAAGLLDLRATPFSNIYPGVEVHATIIDNILSHDPFVYDIFTEIGITYALLLIGGLGLSALLAYATPLAGGLGGLLLFLAALTGNYFFFFSQNQLLGLSYPLLTVLAIFLMVTLFNYFFEGQKKRFISSAFGHYVSPQIVHQLLEHPEKLSLQGEEKNLTVLFSDIRGFTSISEKMTSEELGHFMNEYLTAMSHLIFEHKGTVDKFIGDAIMAIWGAPIEDSDHAANCVRAAFRMMAQLDTLQTDWQKRGLPDVAIRIGINTGVMSVGNFGSDQRFDYTVMGDNVNLASRLEGANKTYGTSIAISEYTKTALGEGFYCRLLDLVRVKGKEIPVRIYEPLCEGEPEPELKKETELFAAALHHYANREFQEAAEIILALNNAHPTPLYALYLDRLSHFAANPPPEDWDGAFTFTTK, encoded by the coding sequence ATGACGATCCCCGCCCGGCTCAAAGCATTTTTCACCCTCTCCCCCTTCAAGGTCGGCTGCCTGGTAACCCTGGCAGCCGTCCTGCTTTTCGCTTCCTTTGGCCAGCAAAAACCCGAGATCCTGCAAACCCTCGACAACCGGTTGACCGACACCATGTTCCGTTACCGGGGCACGGTTACCCCTTCCCAACCCATCGTCATCGTCGATATCGACGAAAAGAGCCTGCGGTCCATCGGCCAATGGCCATGGCCTCGACAGATCGTAGCGAAGATGGTGCACAACCTCGGCGCGGGCGGGGCAAAGGTCGTTGGCTTGGATATCGTTTTTGCCGAATCAGACCGCACCTCACCCAAAAACTTTATTGAGGAAATGCAGCAACTGCTCCCGACCCAACTCCCCCAGGAAACCCTGAACGAGTTGAAGGCCAGCGAGGCGCTGGACCACGATCTCGCTCTGGGCAAGGCGTTGGCTGCAACCCCCTCGGTGTTGGGCTACGTCTTTCAAACCCAGAACGACGGGTTGAAAAACCAGGCAGATATCCCCTTTCCCTCCGCAACCACCCGCCTCGTGCCCAGCACCACCCGGTATGAGGACATCTCCCTGCGCCGGGCCTACCGGGCCATTACCAACGTTATCTCCGTGGCCCAAGGCGAGAGCGAGGGATTTTTCAATGTGTTCCCTGATTCTGCGGGTACGGTGCGCAAGGTGCCGCTCTTCATGATGCTGGATGGCGTCCCCTACCCCTCCCTTGCCCTGGAAGTGGCGCGGATCGGCCTGGGGGAACAGGAGGCAACCATCCATATCTCACGGCAGGATAAAACAAGAGGCAGAGATATCCTCGGGATCGAGCTGGGCGCATCCTTTATCCCCACCGATGAACAGGGGCAGATCACCATCAATTTCAGGGGCCCGGGCCAGACCTACCCCTATCTTTCCGCGGCAGAGATCCTGGCAGGCACCAACCTGGAACGGGTACGGGGCAAATATGTGCTCGTCGGCACCTCAGCCGCCGGACTGCTTGACCTCAGGGCCACGCCCTTTTCCAACATCTATCCGGGGGTTGAAGTGCACGCCACCATCATCGACAACATCCTGAGCCACGACCCGTTTGTCTACGACATCTTCACCGAGATCGGCATCACCTATGCCCTGCTCCTCATCGGCGGCCTGGGCTTAAGCGCGCTCCTCGCCTATGCCACCCCCTTGGCCGGCGGCCTCGGCGGGTTGTTGCTCTTCTTGGCCGCCCTGACCGGCAACTATTTTTTCTTTTTCAGTCAGAACCAGCTCCTCGGCCTCTCCTATCCGCTCCTGACCGTCCTGGCCATTTTCCTGATGGTCACCCTGTTCAACTACTTTTTCGAAGGCCAGAAAAAACGGTTCATCAGCTCGGCCTTTGGCCACTACGTCTCCCCGCAGATCGTGCACCAGCTTCTGGAACATCCGGAAAAACTTTCCCTGCAAGGAGAGGAAAAAAACCTGACCGTGCTGTTTAGCGATATCCGGGGCTTCACCTCCATCTCCGAAAAAATGACCTCCGAAGAGCTTGGCCACTTCATGAATGAGTATCTCACGGCCATGAGCCATCTCATTTTTGAGCACAAGGGAACCGTTGACAAATTCATCGGCGACGCTATCATGGCCATTTGGGGCGCACCCATTGAAGATAGTGACCACGCCGCCAACTGTGTGCGGGCGGCCTTCCGGATGATGGCCCAACTTGACACCCTGCAAACCGACTGGCAGAAACGGGGGCTCCCCGATGTGGCTATCCGCATCGGGATCAACACCGGGGTCATGAGCGTGGGCAACTTCGGCAGCGACCAGCGCTTTGATTATACGGTCATGGGCGACAACGTCAATCTTGCCTCCCGGCTGGAAGGGGCGAACAAAACCTACGGCACCAGCATCGCCATCTCGGAATACACCAAGACTGCGCTGGGAGAAGGGTTTTACTGCCGGCTCCTCGATCTGGTCCGGGTCAAGGGTAAAGAAATCCCGGTGCGGATCTACGAACCCCTCTGCGAAGGCGAGCCGGAACCGGAGCTGAAAAAGGAAACAGAGTTATTTGCCGCGGCGCTGCACCATTACGCAAACCGCGAGTTTCAGGAGGCGGCAGAAATCATCCTCGCCCTCAACAACGCGCACCCCACACCACTCTATGCGCTTTACCTTGACCGGCTCAGCCACTTCGCGGCCAACCCGCCACCGGAAGATTGGGACGGCGCCTTCACCTTTACCACCAAATAA